One window of Chryseobacterium indologenes genomic DNA carries:
- the mnmG gene encoding tRNA uridine-5-carboxymethylaminomethyl(34) synthesis enzyme MnmG, with product MISEIYDVIVVGAGHAGCEAAAAAANLGSKTLLVTMNMQTIGQMSCNPAMGGIAKGQIVREIDAMGGYSGIVADKSAIQFKMLNLSKGPAMWSPRTQNDRMLFAEEWRLALENTPNLDFFQDMVKQLIVENNKVTGVVTSLGIEIKAKSVVLTNGTFLNGLIHVGDKQLGGGRMGEPRAFGITEQLVTLGFEAGRMKTGTPPRVDGRSLDYSKMEEQKGDENPQKFSYLDTPKLTKQLSCHIVYTNETVHDILREGFDRSPMFNGTIQSLGPRYCPSIEDKINRFAERNRHQLFVEPEGWKTVEIYVNGFSSSLPEDVQIKAMKQIPGFENVKVFRPGYAIEYDYFPPTQLKHTLETKLIDNLYFAGQINGTTGYEEAAGQGLIAGINAHNKVHEKGDFILNRDEAYIGVLIDDLITKGTEEPYRMFTSRAEYRLLLRQDNADIRLTEKAYQLGLAKEDRLRKMKTKVSESQALEEFLRETSLKPGIINPVLESIESNPVDQAYRAAQILTRPHMTLGKLDEIDFIKEVSSQYNDEVREQAEINIKYKGYIEKEKENVAKLNRLENIKIPEDFDYTKLSSLSAEAKQKMSNVRPKTIAQAGRISGVSPADINVLLVYLGR from the coding sequence ATGATTTCAGAAATATATGATGTAATAGTAGTAGGTGCCGGACACGCAGGTTGTGAAGCCGCCGCGGCAGCAGCCAACCTCGGTTCAAAAACACTACTCGTTACAATGAATATGCAGACCATCGGACAGATGAGTTGCAACCCGGCAATGGGCGGAATCGCAAAAGGACAGATCGTAAGAGAGATTGATGCAATGGGAGGATATTCCGGAATTGTAGCAGACAAATCTGCTATCCAATTCAAAATGCTGAATCTTTCAAAAGGTCCTGCGATGTGGTCTCCGAGAACCCAAAACGATAGAATGCTTTTTGCCGAAGAATGGCGCTTAGCATTAGAGAATACTCCCAATCTTGATTTCTTTCAGGATATGGTGAAACAACTGATTGTTGAAAATAATAAAGTAACCGGAGTAGTTACTTCCCTAGGAATTGAGATTAAAGCAAAATCCGTAGTTCTTACAAATGGAACTTTCCTTAATGGTTTAATTCATGTAGGAGATAAACAATTAGGCGGAGGAAGAATGGGTGAACCAAGAGCTTTTGGAATTACAGAACAATTGGTCACTTTAGGATTTGAAGCAGGAAGAATGAAGACCGGTACTCCACCAAGAGTTGACGGAAGAAGTTTGGATTATTCAAAGATGGAAGAACAAAAAGGAGATGAAAATCCTCAAAAGTTCAGCTATCTTGATACTCCGAAATTAACAAAACAATTAAGCTGTCATATCGTATATACTAACGAAACAGTACACGATATTTTGAGAGAAGGTTTTGATAGAAGCCCAATGTTCAATGGTACCATTCAAAGCTTAGGTCCAAGATACTGTCCAAGTATTGAAGATAAGATCAACCGTTTCGCAGAAAGAAACAGACACCAGCTTTTCGTAGAACCGGAAGGGTGGAAAACTGTAGAGATCTACGTAAACGGATTCAGTTCTTCTCTTCCTGAAGATGTACAAATCAAAGCAATGAAACAGATTCCAGGATTTGAAAACGTAAAGGTTTTCCGTCCCGGTTATGCCATTGAATATGATTACTTCCCTCCTACCCAATTAAAACATACCCTAGAAACAAAATTAATTGACAATTTATATTTCGCAGGACAGATTAACGGAACTACAGGATATGAAGAAGCTGCAGGCCAAGGATTAATTGCGGGTATCAACGCTCACAATAAAGTTCATGAAAAAGGTGATTTCATTCTAAACAGAGACGAAGCGTATATCGGAGTTTTAATAGATGATCTTATTACCAAAGGAACTGAAGAGCCTTACAGAATGTTTACTTCACGTGCTGAATACAGACTTCTTTTAAGACAAGATAATGCAGATATCAGGCTAACTGAAAAAGCTTATCAGTTAGGATTGGCAAAAGAAGACAGATTAAGAAAAATGAAAACCAAAGTATCTGAAAGCCAAGCACTTGAAGAGTTCCTTCGCGAAACTTCTTTAAAACCAGGTATTATCAACCCTGTTCTTGAATCTATAGAAAGTAATCCTGTAGATCAGGCCTACAGAGCGGCACAAATTCTTACCAGACCCCATATGACATTAGGAAAACTGGATGAAATTGATTTCATTAAAGAAGTTTCAAGCCAATACAACGATGAAGTAAGAGAACAGGCTGAGATCAATATCAAGTATAAAGGATATATTGAGAAAGAAAAAGAGAATGTAGCTAAGCTTAATCGTCTGGAAAACATTAAAATTCCTGAAGATTTTGATTATACAAAGCTTTCTAGCCTTTCTGCAGAAGCAAAACAGAAGATGTCTAACGTACGTCCGAAGACTATTGCCCAGGCAGGAAGAATAAGCGGGGTTTCTCCAGCCGATATCAACGTTTTACTAGTCTATTTAGGACGTTAA
- the ybeY gene encoding rRNA maturation RNase YbeY, translating into MIQFFYENLPESVSTDYKKWLEDLILSEGKKLGEINYIFCDDEYLLKINQDYLQHDYYTDIITFDYVKGKTISAEIFVSLQRISDNASTLSRDYEEELRRVLAHGILHLAGYKDKTEEEEKEMRRMEDLYLAKYRDLKI; encoded by the coding sequence ATGATACAGTTCTTTTACGAAAACTTACCAGAGTCGGTAAGTACAGATTACAAAAAATGGCTGGAAGATCTTATTCTTTCAGAAGGAAAAAAGCTAGGAGAAATCAATTACATTTTCTGTGATGATGAATATCTTCTTAAGATCAATCAGGATTATTTGCAGCATGATTATTATACAGATATCATCACTTTTGATTATGTAAAAGGCAAGACAATAAGCGCTGAGATTTTTGTATCTTTGCAGCGCATTTCTGATAACGCCTCTACCCTTTCCCGAGATTATGAAGAAGAATTAAGAAGAGTTTTAGCCCATGGTATTTTACACCTTGCAGGCTATAAAGACAAGACGGAAGAGGAAGAAAAAGAGATGCGGAGAATGGAAGATTTGTACTTGGCGAAATACAGGGATTTAAAGATTTGA
- a CDS encoding patatin-like phospholipase family protein, translating into MRKLLILLSIFQLLLIHSQVKKDLKIPKNPKIGLSLAGGGAKGFSHVGVLKVLDSLGVKVDYVSGTSMGAIVGGLYAAGYSGKEIEKIVMDTDFYSLIMDPKSRQETTFFNKSVDKYLLSIPLKNGKITLPSSISTGQRNVYLLKELFKNVSNIEDFSKMPIPFMCVATNLESGNMQIFEKGDLVQSIMASSAFPSLMDPVKIGDSIYIDGAMTVNYPSKPLKDKGIDIVIGVDLNQDLSKREDLNNIISILNQVIDFGIKKDTRKQYKYTDINIKPNLKGMSATSYDDKKKILDSGYVEGLKYSQILDQLPKRPFDRLRQRVNPIYSNVYKIDSISIEGSKIYGKNYTLGKMGLRLPSLQTYGSINKMVDKLVATNNYRFINYDIVQENDANYLKLYVTEDDTRHFLKFGLHYDEVFKTGLLLNYSAKRLLFKNSNLSLDVVVGDRVRYYLNYFIDNGYIPGFGLYSSGMSFDIKNVDNYVVDRWEWIRNEAYIQSIWKDKFAIGGGISHDYFKAENSNGDNRRYSRFLNPYIFIKTDTQDDKEFPTKGVYFAAEGKVVDLLKSEVDKRIIQIKADLKINVPLGKQFTYRLNVFGGVTIGENLPAYYQYRLGGIFEQNLINFKSFGGFYFAQLYTNNVILASNDIQFKFNKNYFISGNFSFANLSNDIKFEDAVKVNYRSLGITAGYKSPFGQIKVNFSHSLKNNQKGIFSVILGHWF; encoded by the coding sequence ATGAGAAAACTCCTGATTCTGCTTTCCATATTCCAACTATTATTGATCCATTCTCAGGTAAAAAAAGATTTGAAAATTCCTAAAAACCCAAAGATTGGACTGTCGCTGGCCGGTGGCGGAGCCAAGGGGTTTTCACATGTAGGAGTTCTTAAAGTACTAGATTCATTGGGAGTAAAAGTGGATTATGTTTCCGGAACAAGTATGGGAGCCATTGTAGGCGGTTTATATGCCGCAGGCTACTCCGGAAAAGAAATAGAAAAAATAGTAATGGATACGGATTTCTATTCTTTAATTATGGATCCGAAGTCGAGACAGGAAACCACTTTTTTCAACAAATCCGTAGACAAATATCTTTTATCCATTCCCCTGAAAAATGGAAAAATCACACTTCCCTCTTCTATCAGTACCGGCCAGAGAAATGTTTATCTTTTGAAAGAACTTTTTAAAAACGTTTCCAATATCGAAGACTTTTCCAAAATGCCTATTCCATTCATGTGTGTGGCAACCAATCTTGAAAGCGGCAATATGCAGATATTTGAAAAAGGAGATCTCGTACAATCCATTATGGCAAGTTCCGCATTTCCTTCTTTAATGGATCCCGTTAAAATTGGCGATAGCATTTATATAGATGGGGCCATGACGGTAAACTATCCTTCAAAGCCTTTAAAAGACAAAGGAATTGATATCGTTATCGGTGTGGATCTTAATCAGGATCTTTCAAAAAGAGAGGATTTAAACAACATTATATCCATCCTGAATCAGGTGATTGACTTTGGAATCAAAAAAGATACCCGAAAACAATATAAGTATACAGACATCAATATCAAACCCAATCTGAAAGGAATGTCTGCAACAAGCTACGATGATAAGAAGAAAATTCTTGACAGCGGCTATGTAGAAGGACTCAAATATTCTCAGATACTGGATCAATTACCCAAACGTCCTTTTGACCGCCTCAGACAGCGTGTAAATCCTATATATTCGAACGTTTATAAGATAGACAGCATTTCTATTGAAGGAAGTAAAATATACGGTAAAAACTACACACTGGGGAAAATGGGGCTCCGTCTCCCCTCTTTACAGACCTATGGAAGCATCAATAAAATGGTGGATAAATTGGTAGCCACAAATAACTACCGTTTTATCAATTATGATATCGTTCAGGAAAATGATGCCAATTATTTGAAGCTTTATGTCACTGAAGATGATACCCGCCATTTTCTGAAATTCGGGTTGCATTATGACGAAGTTTTCAAGACAGGACTTCTTTTGAATTATTCAGCAAAGAGACTTTTATTTAAAAATTCAAACCTTTCCCTTGATGTTGTTGTGGGAGACCGCGTGAGATATTATCTGAACTATTTTATAGATAACGGATATATTCCTGGCTTTGGACTCTATTCGTCCGGAATGAGTTTTGATATCAAAAATGTAGATAATTATGTAGTTGACCGCTGGGAATGGATCAGGAATGAAGCCTATATACAGTCTATTTGGAAAGATAAATTCGCTATTGGAGGCGGTATCAGCCATGATTACTTCAAAGCGGAAAACAGCAATGGAGACAACAGACGATACAGCCGTTTTCTGAACCCGTACATCTTCATAAAAACCGATACACAGGATGACAAAGAGTTTCCCACCAAAGGAGTTTATTTTGCTGCAGAAGGAAAGGTAGTAGATCTATTAAAATCTGAAGTCGATAAAAGAATCATTCAGATCAAAGCAGATCTTAAAATCAACGTTCCTTTGGGTAAACAGTTCACTTATCGTCTGAATGTTTTTGGAGGTGTTACTATTGGCGAAAATCTTCCTGCCTATTACCAATATAGATTAGGGGGAATTTTTGAGCAGAATCTAATAAATTTTAAAAGCTTTGGCGGATTTTACTTCGCCCAGCTTTATACTAATAATGTGATATTAGCTTCTAACGATATCCAGTTTAAATTTAACAAAAACTATTTTATCAGTGGAAACTTCAGCTTTGCTAACTTATCAAACGATATCAAGTTTGAAGATGCAGTTAAAGTAAATTATAGATCCCTGGGAATTACGGCCGGTTACAAATCTCCTTTCGGGCAGATAAAAGTTAACTTCAGCCACTCACTTAAAAATAACCAAAAAGGTATATTCAGTGTTATTTTAGGACACTGGTTTTAA
- a CDS encoding bifunctional UDP-N-acetylmuramoyl-tripeptide:D-alanyl-D-alanine ligase/alanine racemase, whose product MNYTVQHIAEITNAQIIGDGTLMIKNIAYDSRIIYSTKNTAFIAINTKKNSGEKFIDAAIDRGINVIISEHHYPEFENITWIIVENSVEFLQKLAKYHFENSHLQSIGITGSNGKTILKEWLYQCLWNEFPTVKSPKSFNSQIGLPLSLLQINSSYKLGIFEVGISKPHEMEKLEDMFHPQIGLLTHIGTAHAANFSSEEQLIDEKISLFKNSEVIIYNGDNSLVEQKIKKSYSDKKLISYGFKKENQVFIKSNISKDDNIIVDYFGEEISFPAHQRDEATLTNAMALITVLKELNIENKKIVEKINLLKAVEMRLEAIEGIKGNIVINDSFNLDLDSLKTALQFLNEYNKSKKSLVLTDIVGVSTNTKELYEEVSDLVNEQHFDSVFLIGDEISNYSELFKAKTYTFIDTKELIESKHLTEIENQIILLKGARKFEIERLKDILELRKHDTVLEVNLNAILHNINYHKSLLKPGTKMMAMVKANAYGLGSYEVSEFLQHHHIDYLGVAYVDEGVELRKKGITTPIIVMNPEQHSYQTIIEYNLEPEIYSFRVLELFYEAVQKSGYDKKYPIHIKLETGMHRLGFKDFELDQLSETLSQKNLKVQSMFSHLSSSDMPEEKEFTLKQLEVFEKNSSYLIEKLEYTPLRHILNSSGITSYTNHQFDMVRIGIGMLGESSDHEIQKQLQSVVSFKTVISQISMVENGESVGYSRRYKADHLTRIATIPVGYADGIPRLIGNQVGNVGVNKTLAPIVGNICMDMMMINVDNIPNVKEGDTVTVFNAKPSLKEFAGYCKTITYEVLTSISPRVKRIYIKD is encoded by the coding sequence ATGAACTATACAGTACAACACATTGCAGAGATCACCAATGCACAGATCATTGGAGACGGAACTTTAATGATCAAAAATATAGCGTATGACAGCAGAATTATTTATTCTACCAAGAATACAGCTTTTATCGCGATCAATACCAAAAAAAATTCCGGCGAAAAATTTATAGATGCTGCAATAGACAGAGGGATCAATGTCATTATTTCTGAACATCACTATCCTGAGTTTGAAAATATAACCTGGATTATTGTTGAAAATTCCGTAGAGTTTCTTCAAAAATTAGCAAAGTATCATTTTGAAAATTCTCACTTACAATCTATCGGAATTACGGGAAGTAATGGTAAAACTATTTTAAAAGAATGGTTGTATCAATGTCTGTGGAATGAATTTCCTACTGTAAAAAGTCCTAAAAGTTTTAATTCTCAGATTGGTCTTCCGCTCTCTCTTCTTCAGATCAACAGTTCTTATAAGCTGGGAATTTTTGAAGTTGGAATTTCAAAACCACATGAGATGGAAAAACTTGAAGATATGTTCCATCCTCAGATCGGATTACTCACTCACATCGGGACCGCTCATGCTGCCAACTTTTCTTCCGAAGAACAACTTATTGATGAAAAGATAAGTCTTTTCAAAAATTCTGAAGTGATCATTTATAATGGTGACAATTCTTTGGTTGAACAAAAAATTAAAAAATCATATTCTGATAAAAAATTAATTTCATACGGATTTAAAAAAGAGAACCAGGTTTTCATCAAAAGCAATATTTCCAAAGATGACAACATTATTGTTGATTATTTTGGTGAAGAAATCAGTTTTCCAGCCCATCAGAGAGACGAAGCGACATTAACCAATGCTATGGCGCTTATCACAGTCCTCAAGGAGCTGAATATCGAAAATAAAAAGATCGTTGAAAAAATCAACCTTTTAAAAGCCGTTGAAATGAGGCTTGAAGCAATTGAAGGAATTAAAGGCAATATTGTCATTAACGATTCTTTTAATCTTGACCTCGATTCTTTGAAGACTGCTCTCCAGTTTTTGAACGAATATAATAAATCTAAGAAATCGCTGGTCTTAACGGATATCGTTGGGGTGAGTACCAACACAAAAGAATTATATGAAGAAGTTTCTGATCTGGTAAATGAGCAGCATTTTGATTCTGTTTTCTTAATAGGTGATGAAATATCAAACTATAGTGAATTATTTAAAGCTAAAACATATACTTTCATTGACACTAAAGAGTTGATTGAAAGTAAACATCTTACTGAAATAGAAAATCAGATTATCCTGCTGAAAGGAGCCAGAAAATTTGAGATTGAAAGGCTTAAAGATATTCTTGAACTCAGAAAACATGATACGGTACTGGAAGTAAACCTTAATGCAATTCTTCATAATATCAACTATCATAAATCACTGCTGAAACCGGGAACCAAAATGATGGCCATGGTAAAAGCTAATGCTTACGGATTGGGAAGTTATGAAGTATCAGAATTTCTTCAGCACCATCATATAGATTATCTGGGTGTGGCCTATGTTGATGAAGGTGTTGAACTCCGTAAGAAAGGGATCACCACTCCTATTATCGTAATGAATCCTGAGCAGCACAGTTATCAGACTATCATAGAATACAACCTGGAGCCGGAAATTTACAGTTTCAGAGTATTGGAATTATTCTATGAAGCGGTTCAGAAGTCAGGTTATGATAAAAAATATCCGATTCATATCAAACTGGAGACAGGAATGCACCGTCTTGGTTTTAAAGATTTTGAACTGGATCAGTTAAGCGAAACTTTAAGCCAGAAAAATCTGAAAGTTCAGAGCATGTTCAGTCACTTATCATCTTCTGATATGCCTGAAGAAAAAGAATTTACTTTGAAGCAGCTAGAAGTTTTTGAAAAGAATTCCAGTTACCTGATAGAAAAATTAGAATACACTCCTCTCCGTCATATCCTGAATTCATCCGGAATAACAAGCTATACCAATCATCAGTTTGATATGGTAAGAATCGGGATCGGAATGCTTGGAGAATCGTCTGATCATGAAATTCAGAAGCAGCTGCAGTCTGTGGTAAGTTTTAAAACCGTAATTTCACAGATATCAATGGTTGAAAACGGTGAATCTGTAGGTTACAGCAGAAGATATAAAGCTGATCATCTTACCAGAATTGCGACAATCCCTGTTGGATATGCAGATGGAATTCCAAGACTGATAGGAAATCAGGTAGGAAATGTAGGAGTCAACAAAACACTGGCTCCAATTGTTGGAAACATCTGTATGGATATGATGATGATTAATGTAGATAATATCCCGAATGTAAAAGAAGGTGATACGGTAACTGTTTTCAATGCCAAACCAAGTCTAAAAGAATTCGCAGGCTACTGCAAAACGATAACCTATGAAGTATTAACCTCCATTTCACCTCGGGTGAAACGGATTTATATAAAAGATTAA
- a CDS encoding thymidine kinase, translated as MFLENTINHSKQSGWMEVICGSMFSGKTEELIRRLRRAEMAGQNVEIFKPKMDIRYSEEDVVSHNQNKIRSTAVENPNEILLLASNCDVVAIDEAQFFDESIVDVANQLANSGIRVVIAGLDMDFLGRPFGPMPNLMATAEYVTKVHAICKRTGNLANYSMRTSQGDNLVELGETESYEAVSRRVFIDEVLLKRK; from the coding sequence ATGTTTTTAGAAAATACAATTAATCATTCCAAACAAAGTGGTTGGATGGAAGTGATTTGTGGCTCTATGTTTTCGGGTAAAACCGAGGAACTGATCCGCAGATTGCGAAGAGCGGAAATGGCAGGACAGAATGTGGAAATTTTTAAACCAAAAATGGATATACGCTATTCTGAAGAGGATGTAGTATCTCATAATCAGAATAAAATCCGCAGTACAGCAGTAGAAAATCCTAATGAAATTCTTCTGTTGGCTTCCAATTGTGATGTAGTGGCCATTGATGAAGCTCAGTTTTTTGATGAAAGTATTGTTGATGTTGCCAACCAGCTTGCCAATAGCGGGATCAGAGTGGTGATTGCAGGATTGGATATGGACTTTTTAGGTCGTCCGTTCGGGCCAATGCCCAATCTGATGGCCACAGCCGAGTACGTGACAAAAGTGCATGCTATTTGTAAGAGAACCGGTAATCTTGCCAATTATTCTATGAGAACTTCCCAGGGAGATAACCTTGTAGAATTGGGAGAAACTGAAAGTTATGAAGCAGTAAGCCGCCGTGTATTTATTGACGAAGTACTTTTAAAAAGAAAATAA
- the rsmI gene encoding 16S rRNA (cytidine(1402)-2'-O)-methyltransferase has protein sequence MSGILYFVPTPVGNLEDMTFRAVNVLKEVDYILCEDTRTSGILLKHFEISKPLKSYHLHNEHQATEKVITDLKNGQNIAIITDAGTPGISDPGYLLAKVGADNNIDMICLPGATALIPALVVSGLPNNEFLFAGFLPQKKGRQTKLKQLAEEKKTIVLYESPHKINTTLEQIKEFFGEETKVSLSREISKKFEETKRGTINELIEFSKSKTLKGEIVLIVNNSI, from the coding sequence TTGAGCGGAATCTTATATTTTGTTCCCACACCTGTTGGGAATCTGGAAGATATGACTTTCAGGGCAGTAAATGTCCTTAAAGAAGTTGATTATATTTTATGTGAAGACACAAGAACTTCCGGAATACTTTTAAAACATTTTGAAATCTCAAAGCCTTTAAAATCTTATCATTTACACAATGAACATCAGGCAACGGAGAAAGTGATCACAGACCTTAAAAACGGTCAGAATATCGCTATTATTACCGATGCAGGAACACCCGGTATTTCGGATCCGGGATATTTGCTGGCAAAAGTAGGAGCAGACAATAATATTGATATGATCTGTCTTCCGGGAGCAACGGCTCTCATTCCCGCACTTGTTGTTTCAGGTCTTCCCAACAATGAATTTTTATTCGCTGGTTTTTTACCGCAGAAAAAAGGCAGACAAACAAAACTGAAGCAGCTTGCGGAAGAAAAAAAGACCATCGTTCTTTACGAAAGTCCCCATAAAATCAATACGACTCTGGAGCAGATCAAAGAATTCTTTGGAGAAGAAACCAAAGTAAGTTTAAGCCGTGAGATCTCTAAAAAATTTGAGGAAACCAAACGGGGAACAATCAATGAATTAATTGAATTTTCCAAGAGTAAAACTTTAAAAGGAGAGATCGTTCTTATTGTCAACAATTCTATTTAA
- a CDS encoding WG repeat-containing protein: protein MKKLVFVLCSVVCTAQTNQYMKVILSKKTGKEVNSYSDGYGTAYDSGSKKQAIVDSLGTITFESPYRGGILHIFKNRFILYSEDGNNRKSAVIDEKGKEFIALDDQEFNTPWWSKDRIISSKQDKEAVYDYNGKEIIPYAEKIRFSGKDRFFVLKDKKWFLYDLSGKQLSSREFKEDYNFEDGKALIINEENESEIIGNNGQTLHKFSKQVVDINAYPYLITRNKSTGKYGLIDSEENILAEEIFSDITPEYFGRKEYIYLIKNGKATVFNKKDKKLYSQTFKYVNPLLNNFFSFYNDKVKKSGIVDLEGNIVLPQEYDFIKAFTISGKDFIYLKKGNEEQFLDKDLKNVVGEGVQILGFYPDNLIIGKQDRYYRFSVKDGSTAELKNISQIRNEDVEYFNPLNQYSKPLVCRNTGNLYGILDGKGTEIVPFIYEDIITFGNAENEIVVKKDGKFGVSNFQNEPLKEIIYDKYFWQKEVLKLDRSKKTDFIYFTRFKNNSVQL from the coding sequence TTGAAAAAATTAGTTTTTGTATTGTGTTCTGTAGTCTGTACAGCACAGACTAACCAGTATATGAAAGTGATCCTGTCAAAAAAGACAGGGAAGGAGGTGAATTCCTATTCGGACGGATATGGAACGGCTTACGATTCCGGATCTAAAAAGCAGGCAATAGTAGACTCTTTAGGGACCATTACCTTTGAATCTCCCTATAGAGGCGGAATTTTACATATTTTTAAAAACAGATTTATTCTTTATTCTGAGGACGGAAACAATAGAAAATCAGCTGTTATTGACGAAAAAGGCAAGGAATTCATTGCTTTGGATGATCAGGAATTCAATACACCCTGGTGGAGCAAAGACCGCATTATTTCTTCAAAACAAGACAAAGAAGCCGTCTACGATTATAACGGAAAGGAAATTATTCCTTATGCTGAAAAGATCCGTTTTTCAGGAAAGGATAGATTCTTTGTTTTAAAAGATAAAAAATGGTTTCTGTATGACCTTAGCGGAAAGCAGCTCAGCAGCCGGGAATTTAAAGAAGATTACAACTTTGAAGATGGTAAAGCATTGATCATTAATGAAGAAAATGAAAGTGAAATCATTGGAAATAATGGTCAGACCCTGCATAAATTTTCAAAACAGGTAGTAGATATCAATGCGTATCCTTATCTGATTACCAGAAATAAAAGTACAGGAAAATACGGTCTGATTGATAGCGAAGAAAATATACTTGCTGAGGAAATCTTTAGTGATATCACTCCGGAATATTTTGGCAGAAAAGAATATATCTACCTTATAAAAAACGGGAAAGCAACGGTCTTCAATAAAAAAGATAAGAAACTGTATTCCCAGACTTTTAAATACGTAAACCCTTTATTGAATAATTTTTTCAGTTTTTATAATGATAAAGTAAAAAAATCCGGAATTGTTGATCTGGAGGGGAACATCGTTCTTCCTCAGGAATATGATTTTATCAAAGCTTTTACCATTTCCGGAAAAGATTTTATCTATCTTAAAAAAGGAAATGAAGAACAATTTCTGGATAAGGATCTGAAGAATGTTGTTGGAGAAGGCGTACAGATTTTAGGCTTTTATCCCGACAATCTTATTATTGGAAAACAGGATCGTTACTACAGGTTTTCTGTAAAAGATGGCTCAACGGCAGAGTTGAAGAATATCAGTCAGATCAGAAACGAAGATGTTGAATATTTTAATCCGCTTAATCAGTATTCAAAACCTTTGGTGTGTAGAAATACAGGCAATCTCTATGGCATTCTGGATGGAAAAGGAACAGAAATTGTTCCCTTTATTTACGAAGATATCATAACATTCGGGAATGCTGAGAACGAAATTGTAGTAAAAAAGGATGGAAAATTCGGAGTTTCAAACTTTCAGAATGAGCCTTTGAAGGAGATTATTTATGATAAATATTTCTGGCAGAAAGAAGTGCTGAAGCTGGATAGAAGCAAAAAAACGGACTTTATTTATTTCACGAGATTTAAAAATAATTCTGTTCAGCTGTAA
- the fabG gene encoding 3-oxoacyl-[acyl-carrier-protein] reductase, which translates to MKILEGKVALITGATRGIGKGIAEMFAQQGAKVAFTYAGSVDKAKELEAALSSVTQIKGYQSDASDYDAAQKLVEDVMAEFGQIDILINNAGITKDSLLLRMSKEDWDKVIKVNLDSVFNLTKAVIKPMMKARSGSIINMTSVVGVKGNAGQANYAASKAGVIGFTKSVALELGSRNIRCNAIAPGFIETEMTAVLDEKTVQGWREEIPMKRGGQPADIANACVFLGSEMSAYITGQTLNVDGGMLT; encoded by the coding sequence ATGAAAATATTAGAAGGAAAAGTAGCACTAATTACCGGAGCTACAAGAGGAATCGGTAAGGGTATTGCTGAAATGTTTGCTCAGCAAGGGGCAAAAGTAGCATTTACCTACGCTGGCTCTGTAGACAAAGCAAAAGAATTAGAAGCAGCTTTAAGTTCTGTAACCCAAATTAAGGGATATCAGTCTGACGCATCAGATTATGATGCAGCTCAGAAATTGGTGGAAGATGTGATGGCAGAGTTCGGACAGATTGATATTTTAATAAACAATGCAGGAATTACAAAAGATAGCCTGTTATTGAGAATGTCCAAAGAAGATTGGGATAAAGTAATCAAAGTAAACTTAGATTCAGTTTTTAACCTTACGAAAGCGGTGATCAAGCCAATGATGAAGGCAAGATCAGGATCTATCATCAATATGACTTCAGTAGTAGGAGTGAAAGGAAATGCCGGACAGGCCAACTATGCAGCTTCTAAAGCAGGGGTAATAGGGTTTACAAAATCTGTGGCACTGGAATTAGGATCAAGAAATATCAGATGTAATGCTATTGCTCCGGGATTCATTGAAACGGAAATGACTGCTGTTCTGGACGAAAAAACTGTTCAGGGATGGAGAGAAGAAATTCCAATGAAAAGAGGAGGACAGCCTGCAGATATAGCGAACGCATGTGTATTCTTAGGCAGCGAAATGTCAGCATATATTACCGGGCAAACGTTAAACGTTGACGGTGGAATGTTAACTTAG